From Cydia fagiglandana chromosome 6, ilCydFagi1.1, whole genome shotgun sequence, the proteins below share one genomic window:
- the LOC134665204 gene encoding phosphatidylinositol N-acetylglucosaminyltransferase subunit P, translated as MPEHTPAPTPARSLYGFFMYLFSKTVLAIYCIWAFVPDEYLNYLNIYYYPQKYWATAVPIQCLVTLTLFVFFIYPSINWCMTSNIDSINTITDPHSSYCVTKMDTHFKVPDTCVCTAKDSCFKSRYIVTDSEIKENSVPHLHDLDIRYVCKKLYLNR; from the coding sequence atgcCGGAACACACACCAGCTCCTACACCTGCAAGATCATTATATGGATTTTTTATGTACTTGTTCAGCAAAACAGTACTTGCAATATATTGTATATGGGCCTTTGTTCCAGATGAGTatcttaattatttaaatatatactacTACCCACAAAAATATTGGGCCACAGCAGTTCCAATTCAATGTTTAGTAACACTTacattatttgtattttttatatatccCAGCATTAATTGGTGCATGACCAGTAACATAGACAGCATAAATACTATAACAGATCCCCATTCTAGTTATTGTGTTACAAAAATGGATACTCATTTCAAAGTGCCAGACACTTGTGTCTGTACAGCAAAAGACAGTTGTTTCAAAAGCAGATACATTGTTACTGATAGTGAGATTAAAGAAAATTCTGTGCCTCACCTGCATGATCTAGACATTAGGTATGTTTGCAAGAAACTGTATTTAAATAGATAA
- the LOC134665202 gene encoding vigilin, translating to MMHQQSMMVGDMLPVHPEIPHGEEMNNVGYENSGANAYDDLFPALPHSAPPVQRHIQQATSKLRVGSSLHTQVFHVPYEERKLDNANTFGEGESLRTCQAITKDTGAHIEISTSKDGSLTFLLTGKHSAVLDARRKILTHFQQQASKQISIPKEHHRWILGKQGQKLKDLEKVTATKISVPAIGDSSEVVTITGTKEGIEKAEHEIRVCSEEQSRKAFERITVPKIYHPFIQGPYGERVAALTAETGARIHIPPASTQSEEIVVAGEKNGVLAAKAQIEQIAEDMAKKCSTVRVEVPKSQHKYVIGARGTTIQEILKETGVSVEMPPPDSPTGTITLHGPHNKIGLALSKVCEKANSVKTATVDAPTWIHKYIIGKNGSNIKKITQDFSKVHVDITHSEDKVKIDGPPEEVERAQVELNDFVKNLIATLTYVELSVDPKFFKHIIGKSGANINRLKDETGVVINIIEAEGNNVIRIEGSHQGVADAERKLREMVMKLENERSKEVYVDHRYIKSLIGVRGDRIKEIREKFERVLITLPDQGQKRSPIKLRGPQEDIEKCEKHLNKMIKEIAESSYVQEVPIFKQFHKFIIGKGGANLRKIRDETQTQIDLPAEGDDSDVITVRGKRENVEEAVKKIQQIHNEKANVVTEEVTIPPKYYNSLIGAGGKLIHSIMEECGGVLIKFPAADSDSDKVVIKGPGEDVEKAKAQLLAHASERELTSHTATVRARAEHHKFLIGKSGANIRKIREHTGARIIFPTDKDEDKEAIFIIGREEQVEAARKQLEAAVAEISNVSESEMAVAPRHHRHFVARRGEVLRRIADDCGGVQISFPRQGVNSDRVVLKGPKDCIEAAKQRINEIIEDLEAKVTIECVIPQKHHRTVMGARGSKVKDITAEFDVQIKFPERDTAEGADIPVRNGDDEHAANDVIRITGRPENCEAAKKALLEQVPITIEVEVPNDLHRLLAGQKRRELMQTYDVHILLPPNDEPSDIVKVTGTPTNVEKAKEALAEKIVEMEKEKEDRALRSYELKFKVDPEYHPLVIGKSGVVITKIRTDYGVQINLPKRGEPDDDVITIQGYEDKAHQAKDAIMAIVHQLDNQYREEVDIDPRVHRRLIGQRGKNIRKIMDEYKVDIRFPRQGDDSIVVITGDEDNVLDAKDHLLNVAEEYLQDVADRYTRPAAPSLDFGEALASEPAAAPGAGAGGAGAAGAGGPPAAGFVVRGGPWEQRAPDTASTRDFPTMPGAPRAAAAAAAAAPAPQPAPAAAGAAWGPRR from the exons ATGATGCATCAGCAATCCATGATGGTTGGGGATATGTTGCCGGTTCACCCGGAGATTCCGCACGGCGAGGAGATGAACAACGTGGGCTACGAGAACAGCGGGGCGAACGCCTACGACGACCTGTTCCCGGCGCTGCCGCACTCGGCGCCGCCGGTGCAGCGCCACATCCAGCAGGCTACTAGCAAGCTGCGTGTTGGCTCCTCGCTGCACACCCAG GTTTTCCATGTGCCATATGAAGAGCGGAAACTGGATAACGCCAACACGTTTGGCGAGGGTGAATCGTTGCGGACATGTCAAGCCATCACCAAGGACACCGGAGCACACATCGAGATATCTACTAGCAAGGACGGCAGCCTCACTTTCCTCCTAACTGGAAAACACAGCGCCGTTCTGGACGCGCGTCGCAAGATCTTGACCCATTTCCAGCAACAG GCTAGCAAGCAAATCTCGATTCCCAAGGAACACCACCGCTGGATCCTCGGCAAGCAGGGCCAGAAGCTGAAAGATCTTGAGAAGGTGACCGCCACCAAGATCAGCGTGCCCGCCATCGGCGACAGCAGCGAGGTTGTCACCATCACTGGCACCAAGGAGGGAATCGAAAAAGCCGAACATGAGATCAGAGTCTGCTCGGAGGAACAG TCGCGCAAGGCTTTCGAAAGGATCACCGTCCCGAAGATCTACCACCCGTTCATCCAGGGCCCGTACGGCGAGCGCGTGGCCGCGCTCACGGCCGAGACCGGCGCGCGCATCCACATCCCGCCCGCCTCCACGCAGAGCGAGGAGATCGTCGTCGCCGGGGAGAAGAACGGAGTGCTGGCCGCTAAGGCACAGATTGAGCAGATCGCTGAGGACATG GCCAAGAAATGCTCGACGGTGCGCGTGGAAGTGCCGAAGTCGCAGCACAAGTACGTGATCGGCGCCCGCGGGACCACCATCCAGGAGATCCTCAAGGAGACCGGCGTCTCCGTCGAGATGCCGCCCCCGGACTCGCCCACCGGCACCATCACTCTGCACGGACCTCACAACAAAATCGGCCTTG CTTTATCGAAGGTGTGTGAAAAAGCGAACTCAGTGAAAACGGCAACAGTTGACGCTCCCACATGGATACACAAATACATAATCGGAAAGAACGGCTCGAACATTAAAAAGATTACTCAGGACTTCTCTAAG GTGCATGTTGACATAACGCATTCCGAGGACAAGGTTAAGATCGACGGGCCCCCCGAGGAAGTGGAGCGCGCGCAAGTGGAACTCAACGACTTCGTCAAGAATCTGATCGCCACGCTCACATACGTTGAACTCTCCGTCGATCCCAAATTCTTCAAACACATTATTGGCAAAAGTGGAGCTAACA ttaaCAGACTGAAGGATGAGACTGGTgtagttattaatattattgaagCAGAAGGAAACAATGTAATTCGTATCGAAGGCAGCCATCAAGGGGTAGCTGACGCAGAAAGGAAGCTAAGAGAAATGGTCATGAAATTAGAAAACGAAAGATCAAAAGAAGTCTATGTTGACCATAGGTATATTAAGTCCCTCATTGGCGTAAGAGGGGACAGGATTAAAGAGATACGCGAGAAATTCGAACGCGTGTTGATCACTTTACCCGACCAGGGGCAAAAGAGGAGTCCGATCAAACTGAGAGGACCTCAGGAAGACATCGAGAAATGCGAGAAGCACCTTAACAAGATGATCAAAGAAATCGCAGAATCGTCATACGTCCAAGAAGTGCCAATCTTCAAGCAGTTCCACAAGTTTATCATCGGGAAGGGTGGCGCTAACCTGAGAAAGATCAGGGACGAGACGCAGACGCAGATCGATCTACCGGCCGAAGGGGACGACAGTGACGTCATCACGGTGCGCGGCAAGCGAGAGAACGTCGAGGAAGCGGTGAAGAAGATCCAACAGATCCACAACGAGAAGGCGAATGTGGTCACCGAGGAAGTGACGATCCCGCCCAAGTACTACAACTCGCTGATCGGCGCCGGCGGCAAGCTCATCCACTCCATCATGGAGGAGTGCGGCGGCGTGCTCATTAAGTTCCCAGCGGCCGATAGCGACAGTGACAAAGTCGTTATCAAG GGGCCAGGTGAAGATGTAGAGAAAGCGAAAGCGCAGCTGCTCGCCCACGCGTCCGAACGCGAGCTGACGTCGCACACGGCCACCGTGCGCGCTCGCGCCGAGCACCACAAGTTCCTCATCGGCAAGAGCGGCGCGAACATTCGCAAGATCCGCGAACACACCGGCGCTCGCATCATCTTCCCCACTGATAAGGATGAGGACAAGGAAGCCATCTTTATCATCG GCCGCGAGGAGCAAGTGGAGGCCGCCCGCAAGCAACTGGAGGCGGCCGTGGCCGAGATCAGCAACGTGTCCGAGAGCGAGATGGCGGTGGCGCCGCGCCACCACCGGCACTTCGTGGCGCGCCGCGGCGAGGTGCTGCGCCGCATCGCCGACGACTGCGGCGGCGTGCAGATCTCCTTCCCGCGCCAGGGCGTCAACAGCGACCGCGTCGTGCTCAAGGGGCCCAAGGACTGCATCGAGGCCGCCAAGCAGAGGATCAACGAGATCATCGAGGATTTGGAAGCTAAG GTCACGATCGAATGCGTGATTCCGCAAAAGCACCACCGCACCGTGATGGGCGCGCGCGGCTCCAAGGTGAAGGACATCACGGCCGAGTTCGACGTGCAGATCAAGTTCCCGGAGCGCGACACGGCCGAGGGCGCCGACATCCCCGTGcgcaacggcgacgacgagcaCGCCGCCAACGACGTGATCCGCATCACCGGCCGCCCCGAGAACTGCGAGGCCGCCAAGAAGGCGCTGCTCGAACAG GTCCCCATCACCATCGAGGTGGAAGTCCCGAACGACCTGCACAGGCTACTGGCGGGACAGAAGCGGCGAGAGCTCATGCAGACCTACGACGTCCATATCCTGCTGCCGCCCAACGACGAACCCTCTGACATCGTTAAG GTAACTGGAACGCCTACAAATGTTGAAAAGGCGAAAGAAGCACTTGCCGAGAAGATCGTCGAGATGGAAAAAGAAAAGGAAGACAGAGCCTTGAG GTCATACGAGCTGAAGTTCAAGGTGGATCCGGAATACCACCCCCTGGTGATCGGCAAGAGCGGCGTGGTGATCACCAAGATCCGCACCGACTACGGCGTGCAGATCAACCTGCCCAAGCGCGGCGAGCCCGACGATGACGTCATCACCATCCAGGGCTACGAGGACAAGGCGCACCAGGCCAAGGACGCCATCATGGCCATCGTCCATCAGCTG GACAACCAATACCGCGAGGAAGTGGACATCGACCCGCGAGTCCACAGACGGCTGATCGGGCAGCGCGGCAAGAACATCCGCAAGATCATGGACGAGTACAAGGTGGACATCCGCTTCCCGCGCCAGGGCGACGACAGCATCGTCGTCATCACCGGTGACGAGGACAACGTGCTCGACGCCAAGGACCATCTGCTCAACGTGGCCGAGGAATAC CTGCAAGACGTCGCAGACCGTTACACGCGGCCCGCGGCGCCGTCGCTGGACTTCGGCGAGGCGCTGGCCAGCGAGCCGGCCGCGGCCccgggcgccggcgccggcggggcgggcgcggcgggcgcgggcgggcCGCCGGCGGCCGGGTTCGTGGTGCGCGGCGGGCCGTGGGAGCAGCGCGCGCCCGACACGGCGTCCACGCGCGACTTCCCCACCATGCCgggcgcgccgcgcgccgccgccgccgccgccgccgccgcgcctgcACCGCAGCCCGCCCCGGCCGCCGCCGGAGCCGCCTGGGGCCCGCGCCGCTAG